A genomic segment from Labrus bergylta chromosome 3, fLabBer1.1, whole genome shotgun sequence encodes:
- the LOC109989269 gene encoding globoside alpha-1,3-N-acetylgalactosaminyltransferase 1-like produces MLQRVEMMRNISRTHVLIILTLLLTILGATYIYSGDAISSFRFCEPCEDNPQLPLTDAMKDLKVKDCLENGAWRIGDLKMQTGLHYAQPSTQKGRTDVNSVTNWNAPLVWDGTFDPVVTDAIYKKMDPRVAVVVFAVGKYTRFLKGFLESGKKYFLVGFRVTYYIFTDNEQEVPKVELGSGQKISIITIPSAKRWQEVVLGRMKWATITIDKQIRNEADYLFMMDIDSVFYNPVGGESLSQLSAVLHRGYYKNTNRDAFPYERRPLSEAYIPAGEGDYYYTAAVWGGYLEEMYKLVKYCYMKSEEDKKNGIEAVWQEESHLNKYLLYNKPTKVLSPEYLWSDYDAVPADIRVKRISQLIKDYKEVRPNGGH; encoded by the exons ATGCTCCAGAGAGTCGAAATGATGCGCAACATTTCCAGGACCCatgttttgatcattttaacACTTCTTCTCACTATTCTGGG AGCCACATATATCTACTCAGGAGACGccatctcctccttcag ATTTTGTGAGCCATGTGAGGATAACCCTCAACTGCCTTTAACGGATGCAATGAAGGATTTAAAGGTAAAAGACTGCCTGGAGAATGGTGCCTGGAGGATCGGAGACCTAAAAATGCAAACTGG ACTGCATTATGCCCAGCCAAGTACACAGAAAGG ACGAACCGATGTGAACTCTGTGACGAACTGGAACGCTCCTCTGGTTTGGGATGGAACTTTTGATCCTGTGGTCACCGATGCAATCTATAAGAAAATGGACCCGAGAGTTGCTGTGGTTGTGTTTGCTGTTGGAAA ATACACTCGTTTCCTGAAGGGCTTCCTGGAATCAGGCAAAAAGTACTTTCTTGTAGGCTTCAGGGTTACTTACTACATCTTCACCGACAACGAACAAGAAGTTCCCAAA GTTGAACTGGGTAGCGGTCAGAAGATCTCAATTATCACGATCCCCAGTGCCAAGCGCTGGCAAGAAGTAGTACTTGGCAGGATGAAATGGGCAACCATCACCATTGACAAACAG atccGTAATGAAGCAGATTATCTTTTTATGATGGACATTGACAGTGTTTTCTACAATCCTGTCGGAGGCGAGTCTCTCAGTCAGCTGTCTGCTGTGCTTCACAGGGGCTACTACAAG AATACCAACAGGGATGCTTTTCCATATGAGCGTCGGCCCTTGTCAGAAGCCTACATACCTGCTGGAGAGGGAGACTACTATTACACTGCTGCTGTGTGGGGTGGATACCTGGAGGAGATGTACAAGCTTGTCAA atacTGTTACATGAAGTCAGAGGAGGACAAAAAGAACGGGATTGAAGCTGTGTGGCAGGAAGAGAGTCACCTCAACAA ATACCTGCTgtacaacaaaccaaccaagGTGCTGTCTCCAGAGTACCTGTGGTCAGACTATGATGCCGTACCAGCAGACATTCGAGTCAAAAGGATCTCCCAGCTGATTAAGGACTATAAGGAAGTGCGGCCAAATGGTGGACACTGA
- the mpc1 gene encoding mitochondrial pyruvate carrier 1, translating to MKKSPEIISGRMTFALCCYSLLFMRFAYKVQPRNWLLFACHLTNESAQLVQASRLIKFNMEQKTKS from the exons ATGAAGAAGAGCCCTGAGATCATCAGTGGCAGGATGACCTTCG ctctgtgCTGCTATTCACTTCTCTTCATGAGGTTCGCCTACAAGGTGCAGCCACGCAACTGGCTTCTGTTTGCTTGCCATTTGACCAACGAATCAGCACAGCTGGTTCAGGCGAGTCGCCTCATCAAATTCAA catgGAGCAGAAGACCAAATCCTAA
- the kifbp gene encoding KIF-binding protein — MASVNSSEWRAICDKFTNAQNLTDVESRNDPENDPFRSKYKARELLREIYCSLKSFEAGEGEEESGGESSERPVEEPPESGQGEDGLDQAFSRDSPGGLRAAKLGAVEYYLGVNHIDTEELPAGQEHLMNCMKLLERCRVSSDSVSLFIHVRNQLGILWAGRDETEMAQGFLETAESVYQRYMKEDGTPPTDMTEYFTTEEKLLTHQERTKRFELAYTHTKYYLAQVYKNLGQTERAATYCHSTLQRQLQLNQFSPMEWALNAATLSQYYINKGRYMEGRHCLSAATVISGLAGEAPSEAAAEESETERDRRETLRQKRAEIARCWIKYCLNLLHDSKKLLEDNIGELDTDRQEELKRARRGEEEEEEKERKSALLFGSEDTFDSIASLEEKVSSLFPLDFTEARAVFLVGQNYVTQAKDYFLMDGYVTDHIEILQDHSSLFRGLAFFEEDLERRCKMHKRRVDMLEPICNELNAKYYLMIRRQLMFELAEIYNEMMDLKLTLANRQADTQSLDNHTIKKFNHLCSASAKYFQMFLDSLCSPEGKYPEHLEEEVLRPALVARFRVARLYSRLISSEPSVQLENLNKSLENYKYVVQYCEGHPEAVATVNTELELSSEMVGLLPLKINRLKARMALNN, encoded by the exons ATGGCGTCCGTCAACAGCAGTGAGTGGAGAGCAATCTGCGACAAATTCACCAACGCCCAAAACCTCACTGATGTGGAATCACGAAACGACCCAGAAAATGACCCATTCCGCTCAAAGTACAAAGCCAGGGAGCTCCTCAGAGAGATTTACTGCTCGCTGAAGAGCTTCGAGGCCggtgagggagaagaggagagcgGCGGAGAGAGCAGCGAGAGGCCGGTGGAGGAGCCTCCGGAGAGCGGGCAGGGGGAGGACGGGCTGGACCAGGCCTTCAGCCGAGACTCACCGGGGGGGCTGCGGGCCGCAAAACTCGGGGCTGTAGAGTATTATCTGGGCGTCAACCATATCGATACAGAGGAGCTGCCAGCCGGGCAGGAGCATCTGATGAACTGCATGAAACTGCTGGAGAGATGCAGAGTGTCCTCCGACAGTGTGTCCCTGTTCATCCACGTCAGG AATCAGTTGGGCATCCTTTGGGCCGGCCGGGATGAGACGGAGATGGCTCAAGGATTCCTTGAAACAGCCGAATCTGTCTACCAGCGATATATGAAGGAG GATGGGACTCCTCCCACTGACATGACCGAGTACTTTACCACTGAGGAGAAGCTGCTGACACATCAGGAAAGGACCAAGAG GTTTGAGTTGGCCTACACTCACACCAAGTACTACCTCGCTCAAGTCTATAAAAACCTCG GTCAAACTGAGCGAGCTGCCACATACTGCCACAGCACCCTGCAGAGACAGCTGCAGTTAAATCAGTTCAGTCCAATGGAGTGGGCTCTGAACGCTGCCACCCTATCACAGTATTACATCAATAAG GGCCGCTACATGGAGGGCAGACATTGCCTCTCCGCAGCTACGGTCATATCAGGTTTGGCAGGAGAGGCTCCTTCTGAGGCCGCAGCAGAGGAGA gtgagacagagagggacCGCAGGGAAACCCTCAGACAGAAGAGGGCGGAGATTGCGAGATGTTGGatcaaatactgtctcaaccTCCTGCATGATTCGAAGAAGCTGCTTGAG GACAACATCGGGGAGCTGGACACTGATCGTCAAGAAGAGTTGAAGAGAGctagaagaggagaggaggaagaggaggagaaggagaggaagagtgCTCTGCTGTTTGGCTCTGAAGACACCTTTGACTCCATCGCTAGCCTGGAAGAGAAG GTGAGCTCTCTGTTCCCTCTAGACTTCACAGAAGCAAGAGCAGTATTTCTGGTCGGACAGAATTATGTCACACAG GCTAAGGACTACTTCCTGATGGATGGCTACGTGACTGATCACATAGAGATCCTGCAGGATCACAGTTCTCTGTTTAGGGGTCTAGCTTTCTTCGAAGAGGATCTTGAGCGACGCTGCAAAATGCACAAAAGACGAGTTGACATGCTAGAGCCAATATGCAACG AACTGAACGCCAAATATTACCTAATGATCCGCAGACAGCTGATGTTTGAGCTGGCCGAGATCTACAATGAAATGATGGACCTCAAACTAACGTTGGCAAACAGACAAGCAGATACACAGTCCCTTGATAACCACACTATTAAGAAATTCAACCATCTCTGCTCTGCATCTGCCAA ATACTTCCAGATGTTTCTGGACTCCCTGTGCTCTCCTGAAGGGAAGTACCCGGagcacctggaggaggaggtgctcAGACCGGCTCTGGTGGCCCGTTTCAGAGTGGCCCGACTCTACAGCCGACTGATCAGCTCAGAGCCGTCTGTTCAGCTGGAAAACCTCAACAAATCTCTGGAAAACTATAA ATATGTGGTGCAGTATTGTGAGGGCCACCCTGAGGCAGTTGCTACTGTGAATACGGAGCTGGAGCTGAGTTCAGAGATGGTCGGCCTGCTCCCTTTAAAAATCAACCGCCTCAAAGCAAGGATGGCTTTAAACAACTGA